In Nostoc sp. CENA543, a single genomic region encodes these proteins:
- the cas12k gene encoding type V CRISPR-associated protein Cas12k (Type V-K CRISPR systems have also been known as with the large Cas12k protein, has also been known as type V-U5, and Cas12k as C2c5.) yields the protein MSIITIQCRLVAEEETLRKLWELMTDKNTPLINELLAQVGQHPDFENWLEKGKIPTELLKTLVNSLKTQERFSGQPGRFYTSAIALVDYVYKSWFALQKRKKRQIEGKERWLTILKSDLQLEQESQCSLNAIRTKANEILTKLTPQSEQNKNQRKSKRTKKSAKLQKSSLFQILLNTYEETQDALTRCAIAYLLKNNCQISELDEDLEAFTRHKRKKEIEIQRLKDQLQSRIPKGRDLTGEEWFKILEIATGNVPQNENEAKAWQAALLRKSADVPFPVAYGSGEDMTWLQNDKGRLFVRFNGLGKLTFEIYCDKRHLHYFKRFLEDQEIKRNSKDEYSSSLFTLRSGRLVWLPREKKGEAWKVNQLNLFCALDTRTLTNEGTQQVILEKSAKITKKLTKAKQKDDLNDKQQAFITRQQSTLDMINNPFPRPTKPNYQGQPSISVGVSLGLEKPVTLAVVDVVKNEVLAYRSVKQLLGKNYNLLNRQRQQQQRLSHERHKAQKRNAPNSFGESELGQYVDRLLADGIVAIAKTYQASSIVIPKLRDMREQISSEIQSRAEKKCPGYKEAQQKYAKEYRMSVHRWSYGRLIESIKSQASKAGISTEIGTQPIRGSPQEKARDLAVFAYQERQAALI from the coding sequence ATGAGCATTATTACAATTCAATGCCGCCTGGTTGCAGAAGAAGAAACCCTCCGCAAACTCTGGGAACTGATGACTGACAAAAACACACCACTTATAAATGAACTGTTGGCACAGGTAGGACAACACCCAGACTTTGAAAATTGGCTAGAAAAAGGCAAAATACCTACTGAATTACTCAAAACACTTGTTAACTCCCTCAAAACTCAAGAGCGTTTTTCTGGTCAACCTGGACGCTTTTACACCTCAGCGATCGCTCTAGTAGATTATGTATATAAATCTTGGTTCGCCTTACAAAAACGAAAAAAGCGGCAAATAGAAGGGAAAGAACGTTGGCTGACAATTCTCAAAAGTGATCTACAACTCGAACAAGAAAGCCAATGTAGCTTAAACGCAATTCGTACTAAAGCCAACGAAATCCTTACTAAACTTACTCCCCAGTCCGAGCAGAATAAAAACCAGAGAAAGAGCAAAAGAACTAAAAAATCTGCAAAGTTACAAAAATCTTCACTTTTCCAAATTCTTTTAAACACTTACGAAGAAACACAAGACGCTCTTACTCGTTGTGCGATCGCATATCTGCTCAAAAATAATTGTCAAATTAGTGAACTCGACGAAGATTTAGAAGCATTTACTCGACATAAGCGCAAAAAAGAAATAGAAATTCAGCGATTGAAAGACCAACTTCAAAGTCGCATACCTAAAGGTAGAGATTTAACAGGGGAAGAGTGGTTCAAGATTTTAGAAATTGCTACAGGCAATGTACCTCAAAATGAAAATGAAGCAAAAGCTTGGCAAGCAGCACTTTTAAGAAAATCTGCTGATGTCCCCTTTCCTGTGGCTTACGGATCTGGCGAAGATATGACATGGTTGCAAAATGACAAAGGTCGTCTCTTCGTTCGATTCAATGGTTTGGGAAAGCTGACCTTTGAGATTTACTGCGATAAGCGTCATTTGCATTACTTTAAACGCTTCCTAGAAGATCAAGAAATTAAACGCAATAGTAAAGATGAATACTCAAGCAGTTTGTTCACTCTCCGTTCGGGAAGGCTTGTTTGGTTGCCAAGAGAAAAAAAAGGTGAAGCCTGGAAAGTAAATCAACTTAATCTTTTCTGTGCTTTAGATACTCGGACGTTGACTAATGAAGGAACTCAACAGGTAATTCTTGAGAAAAGCGCAAAAATTACCAAAAAGCTAACTAAAGCAAAACAGAAAGATGACCTGAATGATAAACAACAAGCTTTTATTACTCGTCAGCAATCCACGCTAGATATGATTAATAACCCTTTCCCTCGTCCCACTAAACCTAATTATCAAGGTCAACCCTCAATCTCAGTTGGTGTTAGTTTGGGTCTAGAAAAGCCAGTAACATTAGCTGTAGTAGATGTTGTTAAAAATGAAGTTTTAGCCTATCGCAGTGTCAAACAACTACTTGGCAAAAACTACAACCTTCTCAATCGCCAGCGACAACAACAGCAACGCCTATCTCACGAACGCCACAAAGCTCAGAAACGAAATGCGCCAAACTCCTTTGGTGAATCAGAGCTAGGACAATATGTGGATAGATTATTGGCTGATGGGATTGTGGCGATCGCCAAAACCTATCAAGCAAGCAGCATAGTTATTCCAAAACTCCGCGATATGCGTGAGCAAATCAGTAGTGAAATTCAATCCAGAGCAGAAAAGAAATGTCCTGGTTACAAGGAAGCTCAACAAAAATACGCCAAAGAGTACCGCATGAGTGTTCATCGCTGGAGTTACGGTCGATTAATTGAAAGTATTAAATCCCAAGCTTCAAAAGCCGGAATTTCTACTGAAATTGGTACACAGCCAATCAGAGGTAGTCCACAAGAAAAAGCGCGAGATTTAGCCGTCTTTGCATACCAAGAACGTCAAGCCGCTTTAATTTAA